Within Quercus lobata isolate SW786 chromosome 5, ValleyOak3.0 Primary Assembly, whole genome shotgun sequence, the genomic segment gagatcttcgcccccgccccgcatggatttttcttaccccatccccgcctcgccccgcatgacggggaaaatTTCTTACCCCATCCCTGCCCCTTAAGGCCCCGCGAAGACCCGCGAAGCCCCTCCCTACAccgtaaaactttatttcttgttaattttccctacaactattaccattttttcaaataaaatgacatgtttcaataataaaatatacttgaaattataaataaatttatcctatcaaattaaactaatttttagcaaaaactaaataatattatctaaatgtttaacaagacaatatcacaacaaaaatctcataacatgataaaataaaattttaacaagctTAAAGAAACAGTGTTGTTAAGCAGCCAAATGcccacacaaaattaaaaaacaatgaCACAGACACATATTTAGAGCCACAGACCcgtaactcattaaaaaaatatatattatgttcatgatgaaaagtaagttgagaaagaccatatgaatcatgaatgaaatcatcaattcaatagtatataaatttgtttccaataaagacaaaaaaaaagagttaaaattggtaccttatttccaactttgctagagagaaaaaagaggtagagccacgttaagtagaataaaataagctgatgatatttttattgaaatagtagggttttagggtacaataaaattacaatttaacccttattaatgcggggcggggcggggtgggtctaaaaagtgtaaacccatccccaccccgccccatggtgtgggtctaaaatctcgcctcatccccgccccaccacctttgcggggcggggaaaacccgcacggggcgaagcggggaggggcgggtcaagcgaggcggggaaaaattgccatccctaaatGGTTGGTGTTTGATGtggatatataataatataatattgattAGTGTACCGTTGACTATTCCATTGTCTGTAAATTTGCAAGGAGACTAGAATCTCTTATTGAGcacttttcaataatttaagcATTTGTTTTGTTAAAGCTGTGACCCTATAATAATAGTATTATAATGATAATATTTGTCTTatagatatataataatataaggGGTACTGTAAAAAGtaactttagtttttttttttttttttggctaaacttTAGCAATCTGTTGAAGCTATAcatgttatttatatataattatttaattaaattaatggaTCTCTCAAATTTGATTAAGCTTTTCATGTTAGTTAGTTTACAATAAATTTAGAGGTGGTGTTGTTAagttaattttttggtttttaacttttataataagttaatctatcacattttttttttaatctttatattGATATTTCTAATATGGTCCTTggttttaattatgtttttgttgattaaataattacaacTTATCAATGATGTGCCTTTCTTTTTAACTACGTTACAGGTGAAATGGCAAAGAAAAGTAAGAAACGAGCTATAAAACAAGCAAGAGATAAAGGTGATAGTGGTAGTCAATCATAAATTACACCTTCATCATCTGAGTCACCAACTAATGAAGCACTTGCTTCTTCTAATAGTGTGATTAATGGGGGCAGCGAAGGTGATACTTAATATTTTCCTAAAGTTTATATGctaatatatcaattttatgCTTacagcttatttatttatttttacttattcCATTATTGGTAGGATCTActgtacaaaagaaaagaggtcGGGGAAAGGCTAAGGGTGTTTATCCAGGTCATAACCGCAAGTGTGAGATACATGACAGAAGGtcttttttccctattttttggttactttaatcatttattttttagtgcTTACATTTcatttatatgtaatattttacATGCTTTgtgtttctttcattttattagattcatagaaaagaaaataccccAAGAGATTACTATTAAGTTCCACCAAAACATTACTGGGCCATGGACAACTTTTTCAGAATACCCTAAAGAACAACTGAATATGCTTTATGAGTTATACAAAGAAGCAAAATTTGAGACAAATGACTTAGTTCTTGAGAGGGAGGTATTTGATGAGCATGTCAAACGACGCTATCCTGATTGGATGTGGCACCTTAGGAAACACTGTTTAACAAATGAAATTCCTCAAAAAGAATGGTACAAGCATCCCCATGATGATGTAACTCCAACTATTTGGAAAGAGATGTGCAACAAATGGAATAATGGCAAGTGGCAGGTGATTATAAAATGAACTTtattaacagtttttttttaataatttttttttttttgtaaaatcttTCTTAGAAGCACATGTTTGATAATTAACTCatttagtgtattttttttcatgtaaccAGGAAAAGAGTGatagaaacaaaagaaatcGCAAAGAAAATCAAGCTATCATTGCGACTACAGGTTCTGTACCAATGGCTAAGTGTAGAAAAGAATTGGTATGATAAAATTGCCATGTTAAATTTCTATAACATTAGTTCGTATATTGAATTGATTTATCTTATGATTTTCCTTTTAACATGGTCATAGGAGGAGAAGAATGGATGTGAACCAAGTCCAATCGAATGTTTCAGGTCGATGCATATGAAAAAGGATGGTGTTACTTTTGCCAGTGAAAAAGcacaaaaattatatgtaagttattattattactattattatttttaaatgtctttttgaatttaaagtTTGTATATATCTAATAACGGAATAAATCttgttttaggaaaaaatgGATGCAAGGAAATCAGAGGTTGCATCTCAAGGTGAGATTGTTAATGATAGTCAAATATTCTTTGAAGTGACTGGACCTCCTACTCGTGGTCGTGTGCTTGGCATGGGTGCTGGTGTCAAGCCTAGAGATGTGTATGGCCCAAGTTCATCTAGCCAGTGTAGTAAGCGATGTCAAGTGGATCgcttaaaagaaaaggaggatttTGAGCTTCGTTTTAAAGAATCAGAGGATAAAAATTCTACTGAGAAAATGAAATTGCAAGGAG encodes:
- the LOC115988466 gene encoding ATP-dependent RNA helicase drs1-like; protein product: MLYELYKEAKFETNDLVLEREVFDEHVKRRYPDWMWHLRKHCLTNEIPQKEWYKHPHDDVTPTIWKEMCNKWNNGKWQEKSDRNKRNRKENQAIIATTGSVPMAKCRKELEEKNGCEPSPIECFRSMHMKKDGVTFASEKAQKLYEKMDARKSEVASQGEIVNDSQIFFEVTGPPTRGRVLGMGAGVKPRDVYGPSSSSQCSKRCQVDRLKEKEDFELRFKESEDKNSTEKMKLQGEINQLKEEMPSMIRFALEKMGFNSMQEPTTQINAGEGNQNVDENTEDDSEEEDDSEEEDDSDGSQKENTDSDDD